In a single window of the Candidatus Methylomirabilota bacterium genome:
- a CDS encoding type I DNA topoisomerase has product MSKSLVVVESPAKAKTIGKYLGKGFVVAASMGHIRDLPAKSLSIDVAHDFAPQYEIIEGREKVVSALKKAAKGADAIYLAADPDREGEAICWHLVQALSLAKKPVHRVTFDEITKRAVREAFEHPSAIDQRLVDAQQARRILDRLVGYQISPLLWDKVRRGLSAGRVQSVALRLIVDREREIKAFVKTEYWSVDVALEGRTPPPFTAGLYRIDGERVNLSDQAHTDRVVEELRRQEFRVTDLAKKEKRRNPVPPFTTSKLQQEAVRKLRLTARRAMQIAQQLYEGIEIGDEGAVGLITYMRTDSVRVSREAQTEAARYIAERFGQAFVPDRPPTYRSGRGAQEAHEAIRPTSIYRDPASLRQFLTKDQLALYALIWSRFVASQMPPALYDVTTVTIQGGRFTLRASGRHQRFAGFMQVYIEGRDEAAETKPAEAKDETAEGTAVEEEAELVLPSLEVGEPLRLLDVTPAQHFTQPPPRYTEATLVKELEERGIGRPSTYASILSVIQNRDYVVKTQGKFRPTELGGIVVGLLVESFPHVMDYEFTARMETTLDEIEEGQKNWLEEMRRFYGPFAQWVKEAEVGMRNIKAMEEKTEEVCERCGSRMVIRWGRFGRFLACTNYPECKGTRELTAELKGEHATDEDVHASAEAETASCENCGRPMVMKRGRFGPFLGCSGYPECKTIRKLTPAESAGARPAPQPTDEVCEKCGSPMVMREGRYGRFLSCSTYPACKHLKPIPIGVQCPQCGSPLSERRTKRGRVFYGCTGYPKCAFAIWDRPIQEACPQCGAAFLIEKRLKGGGVTIRCSAEGCTYTREAEAAVQAKA; this is encoded by the coding sequence GTGTCTAAGTCATTGGTAGTTGTTGAGTCGCCTGCAAAGGCGAAGACGATCGGAAAATATCTCGGAAAAGGGTTCGTGGTGGCGGCCTCGATGGGCCATATCCGCGATCTGCCGGCCAAGTCGCTGAGCATCGACGTCGCGCACGACTTCGCCCCTCAGTACGAGATCATCGAGGGACGAGAGAAGGTCGTATCGGCGCTGAAAAAGGCGGCCAAGGGCGCCGACGCGATCTATCTGGCGGCCGACCCGGATCGGGAGGGCGAGGCCATCTGCTGGCATCTGGTGCAGGCGTTGAGCCTTGCCAAAAAACCGGTCCACCGCGTCACCTTCGATGAGATCACGAAGCGTGCTGTACGGGAGGCGTTCGAGCATCCGTCCGCAATCGACCAGCGGCTTGTCGACGCGCAGCAGGCCAGACGGATTCTGGATCGTCTGGTCGGCTACCAGATCAGTCCGCTCCTCTGGGACAAGGTACGGCGTGGGCTGTCCGCCGGGCGGGTCCAGTCGGTCGCGTTGCGCCTGATCGTGGATCGGGAACGGGAGATCAAGGCGTTCGTCAAGACCGAGTACTGGTCGGTCGATGTCGCCTTGGAAGGCCGCACACCCCCACCGTTTACGGCGGGCCTGTACAGGATCGACGGCGAACGGGTGAACCTGTCGGACCAGGCGCACACCGACCGGGTTGTCGAGGAACTCCGCCGGCAGGAGTTCCGGGTCACTGACCTTGCCAAGAAGGAAAAGCGCCGCAATCCGGTCCCGCCGTTTACGACCAGCAAGCTGCAACAGGAGGCCGTTCGAAAGCTCCGCTTGACGGCCAGACGGGCGATGCAGATCGCCCAGCAACTCTACGAGGGGATCGAGATCGGTGATGAAGGCGCCGTCGGGCTGATCACCTACATGCGGACAGACTCGGTCCGCGTCTCCAGGGAGGCTCAGACAGAGGCGGCCCGCTATATTGCCGAGCGGTTCGGGCAGGCGTTTGTGCCTGATCGACCACCGACCTACCGGAGCGGCCGCGGCGCCCAGGAGGCCCACGAGGCGATCCGCCCGACATCGATCTACCGGGATCCGGCATCGCTTCGGCAGTTTCTGACGAAGGACCAATTAGCCCTCTACGCCCTGATCTGGAGTCGCTTCGTCGCGTCCCAGATGCCGCCGGCCCTCTACGACGTCACCACGGTGACGATCCAGGGCGGACGATTTACCTTGCGAGCCAGCGGTCGACATCAACGGTTTGCGGGCTTCATGCAGGTCTATATCGAGGGGCGGGACGAGGCGGCCGAGACCAAGCCGGCCGAGGCGAAAGATGAAACAGCCGAGGGAACAGCCGTCGAGGAGGAGGCCGAATTGGTGCTCCCCTCCCTGGAGGTCGGGGAGCCGTTGCGGCTGCTCGATGTGACCCCGGCCCAGCACTTCACACAGCCGCCGCCACGCTATACCGAGGCCACGCTGGTCAAGGAGCTGGAGGAACGGGGGATCGGGCGTCCCAGCACCTATGCCTCCATTCTGAGCGTGATTCAGAACCGCGACTATGTGGTAAAAACCCAAGGGAAATTCCGACCGACGGAGTTGGGTGGGATTGTGGTCGGCCTTTTGGTGGAAAGCTTCCCTCACGTGATGGACTATGAATTTACGGCCAGGATGGAGACCACCCTCGATGAGATCGAGGAGGGACAGAAGAACTGGCTTGAGGAGATGCGCCGCTTCTACGGACCCTTCGCCCAGTGGGTGAAGGAGGCCGAAGTCGGGATGCGGAATATCAAGGCGATGGAAGAGAAGACCGAGGAGGTCTGCGAGCGGTGCGGTAGTCGGATGGTGATCCGCTGGGGTCGATTCGGCCGGTTTCTGGCCTGCACCAACTACCCGGAGTGCAAAGGCACGCGGGAATTGACGGCCGAGCTGAAGGGTGAGCACGCGACGGATGAGGATGTCCATGCATCGGCCGAGGCCGAGACGGCATCGTGCGAAAATTGTGGCCGGCCTATGGTCATGAAGCGCGGCCGGTTCGGACCCTTCCTGGGCTGCTCCGGCTACCCCGAGTGCAAGACGATCCGGAAACTCACGCCGGCAGAGTCCGCCGGCGCGCGTCCGGCGCCGCAGCCGACCGACGAGGTCTGCGAGAAGTGCGGGAGCCCGATGGTTATGCGGGAGGGGCGCTACGGCCGCTTCCTCTCCTGCTCTACCTATCCCGCCTGCAAACATCTCAAGCCGATCCCGATCGGGGTCCAGTGTCCGCAATGCGGCAGCCCGCTCTCCGAGCGACGCACCAAACGGGGACGGGTTTTTTATGGGTGTACCGGCTATCCAAAATGCGCCTTCGCCATCTGGGATCGTCCGATTCAGGAGGCCTGTCCGCAGTGCGGGGCGGCCTTCCTGATCGAGAAACGGCTGAAAGGCGGCGGGGTCACGATCCGGTGTAGCGCCGAAGGGTGTACCTATACGCGGGAGGCCGAGGCGGCTGTACAGGCGAAGGCGTGA
- a CDS encoding methylenetetrahydrofolate--tRNA-(uracil(54)-C(5))-methyltransferase (FADH(2)-oxidizing) TrmFO — protein sequence MTEIVVVGGGLAGCEAAWQAASRGAHVRLYEMRPAVCTAAHKTDRLAELVCSNSLKSDASDDCHGLLKRELTSYGSVIMAAARAHTVPAGSALAVDRDAFAAEVTARLTGHPRITVIREEIKAIPDGRPLIIATGPLTSGRLADALRDLLVNYQASVEASVDTHDLLYFYDAISPIVAAESIDRTVAFAASRYDKGGHDYLNCPLTREEYRRFWDAIRTAELAPIHPFEGAHYFERCLPVEVLVARGEDALRFGPMKPVGLTDPRTGRQPYAVVQLRLENREATMYNMVGFQTRMKWGEQRRVLRMIPGLGDTEFLRYGSIHRNTFIAAPALLQETMQFKGDPGILLAGQLTGVEGYLESAGTGLLAGVNAVRRLCGDDPIVLSPTTALGALIRHICHADARTFQPMNVNFGLLPPLDELIRAKRQRRQALAARALRDLPDLS from the coding sequence GTGACCGAGATTGTCGTCGTTGGAGGAGGGCTGGCCGGGTGCGAGGCGGCCTGGCAGGCCGCCTCGCGGGGCGCCCATGTGCGCCTGTACGAGATGCGGCCGGCCGTCTGTACGGCCGCCCACAAGACCGATCGGCTGGCCGAGCTGGTCTGCAGTAACTCGCTCAAATCGGACGCGTCGGACGACTGTCACGGCCTGTTGAAGCGGGAACTGACCTCGTATGGATCGGTCATCATGGCCGCCGCGCGGGCGCATACTGTCCCGGCCGGGTCGGCACTGGCCGTGGATCGTGATGCCTTTGCGGCTGAGGTGACCGCACGGCTTACGGGGCACCCGCGCATCACCGTGATCCGGGAGGAGATCAAGGCGATTCCGGACGGCAGGCCGCTCATTATCGCCACCGGTCCGCTCACCTCCGGTCGGTTGGCCGACGCACTGCGCGATCTGCTGGTGAACTATCAGGCATCGGTGGAGGCCTCCGTCGATACGCACGATCTGCTCTATTTCTATGACGCCATCTCGCCCATCGTTGCCGCCGAGTCCATCGACCGCACCGTAGCCTTTGCCGCCTCCCGTTATGATAAAGGTGGTCATGACTATCTGAACTGCCCTCTCACGCGTGAGGAGTATCGGCGTTTTTGGGATGCAATCCGGACGGCGGAACTCGCGCCGATTCACCCGTTCGAAGGGGCGCACTACTTCGAACGCTGTCTGCCTGTTGAGGTCCTGGTGGCCCGCGGCGAGGATGCCTTGCGGTTCGGGCCGATGAAACCGGTAGGCCTGACCGATCCCCGGACCGGACGCCAACCCTACGCCGTTGTCCAGCTTCGGCTGGAGAATCGGGAGGCCACCATGTACAACATGGTGGGATTTCAGACGCGGATGAAGTGGGGCGAGCAGCGCCGCGTTCTACGGATGATTCCTGGGCTTGGCGACACCGAATTCCTTCGATACGGTTCGATCCACCGCAACACCTTCATCGCTGCGCCGGCCCTGCTCCAGGAGACGATGCAGTTCAAAGGCGATCCCGGAATCCTGCTGGCGGGACAGCTCACCGGCGTGGAAGGGTACCTGGAATCGGCCGGCACCGGACTCTTAGCCGGGGTCAACGCGGTGAGACGTCTCTGCGGCGACGATCCCATCGTGCTGTCGCCGACCACCGCTCTCGGAGCCCTTATCCGTCACATCTGTCACGCCGATGCCCGTACCTTCCAGCCGATGAACGTGAACTTCGGCCTGCTGCCGCCGCTCGACGAACTGATTCGGGCGAAGCGGCAGCGGCGCCAGGCCCTCGCCGCGCGCGCTCTCCGCGACCTGCCCGATCTGTCTTGA
- the xerC gene encoding tyrosine recombinase XerC: MLKQIEAYLVYLQVERAASSHTLQNYAIDLQQLQTFLRTRGLSRREPIGSGSTRLTTSDAEHGDALRREIEPNEIDVLAIRAFVADLHRRGIARSSIARKLATLRSFFRYLCREGIVTANPAKLVPTPKLPKRLPAYLTVDEADRLLASSHEPDPPGARDLAILELFYASGIRLSELTGLDVRDVDMRQGLVRVRGKGGKERIVPIGSKAIAVLRRYLDQRDDLILKSKHDTPELAALFLNQQGGRLTPRSTARIVLKCLNRSGLGPKITPHGLRHSYATHLLQAGADLRAIQELLGHARLSTTQRYTHVNLDHLMEVYDKAHPRA, encoded by the coding sequence GTGTTGAAGCAGATTGAGGCATATCTTGTGTATCTTCAGGTGGAGCGGGCGGCGTCGTCGCACACGCTGCAGAACTACGCGATCGACCTGCAGCAGCTTCAAACGTTCCTGAGAACTCGCGGGTTGTCGCGGCGGGAACCGATTGGGAGCGGTTCGACCAGGCTCACCACAAGCGACGCCGAACACGGGGATGCCCTCCGCCGGGAGATCGAGCCGAACGAGATAGATGTCCTGGCGATCAGGGCCTTTGTGGCGGATCTGCACAGACGGGGCATCGCCAGAAGCAGCATTGCGCGGAAGCTGGCGACCCTGCGATCGTTCTTCCGGTACCTGTGCCGGGAGGGTATCGTTACAGCAAATCCGGCAAAGCTCGTTCCGACCCCGAAGCTGCCGAAGCGGTTACCGGCCTATCTGACTGTGGACGAGGCGGATCGGCTCCTGGCGTCATCCCATGAGCCAGATCCCCCCGGCGCCCGAGATCTCGCGATCCTCGAGCTTTTCTATGCCTCAGGGATCAGATTGAGCGAGTTGACGGGCTTGGATGTGCGGGATGTTGATATGCGGCAGGGTCTGGTTCGGGTGCGAGGTAAAGGAGGAAAAGAGCGAATCGTTCCGATAGGATCTAAGGCGATTGCTGTCCTGAGGCGTTATCTTGATCAACGGGATGACCTGATCCTGAAGTCAAAACACGATACTCCCGAACTGGCGGCGCTGTTTCTGAATCAGCAAGGCGGCCGCTTGACCCCACGGAGTACCGCGCGAATCGTACTGAAGTGCCTGAATCGGAGCGGTCTGGGGCCGAAGATCACACCCCACGGACTGCGCCACAGCTATGCGACGCATCTGCTGCAGGCCGGGGCCGATCTGCGCGCGATTCAGGAGCTGCTGGGGCATGCACGGCTTTCGACGACCCAGCGGTATACCCACGTGAATCTGGATCACCTGATGGAGGTGTATGACAAGGCGCATCCGCGGGCCTAA
- a CDS encoding HslU--HslV peptidase proteolytic subunit: MTTRSTTILAVRHKGKVVVAGDGQVSVGETVMKQTARKVRRLWNDRVIAGFAGAAADAFALQSRFEAKLEAFGGNLPRAAVELAKDWRTDRALRRLEALLVTVDKEHSLVISGTGDVIEPDDGVVGIGSGGQYAAAAARALVRFSELDARRIAEEAMKIAASICVYTNDTITIEEL, translated from the coding sequence ATAACAACACGAAGCACAACAATTCTGGCGGTACGGCATAAGGGGAAAGTCGTGGTGGCCGGGGACGGGCAGGTGTCCGTCGGCGAGACGGTGATGAAGCAGACCGCCCGCAAGGTCCGTCGGCTATGGAATGATCGGGTGATCGCCGGGTTTGCCGGGGCGGCCGCCGATGCGTTTGCCCTCCAATCACGGTTCGAGGCAAAGCTGGAGGCGTTTGGCGGCAACCTGCCGCGCGCTGCGGTTGAGCTGGCGAAGGATTGGCGAACCGACCGGGCGCTGCGCCGACTGGAGGCGCTGCTGGTAACAGTCGATAAAGAGCATTCGCTGGTCATTTCGGGGACGGGGGATGTGATTGAACCGGACGACGGGGTCGTCGGCATCGGCTCCGGTGGGCAATACGCGGCCGCTGCGGCTCGGGCGCTTGTACGGTTTTCCGAACTCGACGCCAGAAGGATCGCCGAAGAGGCGATGAAGATCGCTGCCTCTATCTGCGTCTATACGAACGATACGATCACGATCGAAGAGTTGTAG
- a CDS encoding HslU--HslV peptidase ATPase subunit: protein MEQLTPRQIVAELDKYIIGQKDAKRAVAIALRNRWRRQKLPTELRDEVAPKNIIMIGPTGVGKTEIARRLAKLVDAPFIKVEASKYTEVGYVGRDVESMVRDLTELAVDMVKEERIKGVQERARELAEERLLDLLLPTSRIPTPSGIEQSHDAAAASVAETREKLRKRLHEGKLDDRTVELEVKDRATPMVEIFSGAGMEGMDINMKEMLGNLLPQRTKRRKVKIREAHRILAQEEADKLIDVDEVRSEAIRRVEDSGIVFLDEIDKIAGRDSSHGPDVSRQGVQRDLLPIVEGCTVNTKYGLVRTDHILFIAAGAFHVAKPSDLIPELQGRFPLRVELASLTQDDFVRILTEPQNALIKQYTALLKTEEVTLNFTEDAVQELAATASAVNQATENIGARRLYTILERLLDEVSFEAPAMHGAQVTINAAYVRERLQEIVKSEDLSRYIL, encoded by the coding sequence ATGGAACAGTTGACACCGCGACAGATTGTGGCCGAGTTGGATAAATACATTATCGGTCAGAAGGACGCCAAGCGAGCCGTCGCCATTGCGTTGCGCAATCGGTGGCGGCGTCAGAAGCTGCCGACGGAATTGCGGGACGAGGTAGCGCCGAAGAACATCATCATGATCGGACCGACGGGAGTGGGTAAGACCGAGATTGCCCGCCGCCTGGCCAAGCTGGTGGATGCCCCGTTCATCAAGGTTGAGGCCAGCAAGTACACCGAGGTGGGCTATGTCGGACGCGACGTCGAATCGATGGTGCGCGATCTGACCGAACTGGCGGTCGACATGGTGAAGGAGGAACGGATCAAGGGGGTCCAGGAACGGGCGAGGGAGTTGGCGGAGGAGCGGCTCCTGGACCTGCTGTTACCCACCAGCAGGATACCCACGCCCTCCGGTATCGAACAATCTCATGACGCAGCAGCCGCCTCGGTGGCCGAGACACGCGAGAAACTCAGGAAGCGCCTGCACGAAGGGAAACTGGACGACCGCACTGTGGAACTGGAGGTCAAGGATCGGGCCACGCCGATGGTCGAGATCTTCAGCGGCGCCGGCATGGAGGGGATGGACATCAATATGAAGGAGATGCTGGGGAACCTGTTGCCCCAGCGGACCAAGCGGCGTAAGGTCAAGATCCGGGAAGCGCATCGGATCCTTGCTCAGGAAGAGGCCGACAAGCTGATCGACGTGGACGAGGTGCGGTCTGAGGCGATTCGCCGCGTTGAGGATTCCGGAATCGTCTTCCTGGATGAGATCGACAAGATCGCCGGTCGAGATTCAAGCCACGGCCCGGATGTCTCACGCCAGGGCGTGCAACGCGACCTCTTGCCGATTGTCGAGGGGTGCACGGTCAACACCAAGTACGGCCTGGTGCGGACGGACCACATCCTGTTCATTGCGGCCGGCGCGTTCCACGTGGCGAAACCGTCTGATCTGATTCCGGAGTTGCAGGGGCGCTTCCCGCTGCGCGTCGAACTGGCCAGTCTGACGCAGGACGACTTCGTCAGGATCCTTACAGAGCCGCAGAATGCCCTGATCAAACAGTATACCGCTCTTCTGAAGACAGAAGAGGTTACGCTGAACTTTACAGAAGATGCTGTACAGGAGCTGGCCGCTACCGCAAGCGCCGTCAATCAGGCGACCGAGAACATCGGCGCCCGCCGCCTGTACACCATCTTGGAGCGGCTGCTGGACGAGGTCTCGTTTGAGGCGCCTGCTATGCACGGGGCCCAGGTGACGATCAACGCTGCGTATGTCCGGGAGCGGCTTCAGGAGATCGTTAAGAGCGAGGACTTGAGCCGCTATATCCTGTAG
- the argB gene encoding acetylglutamate kinase, translated as MGQQKSEIRRGIDKAKILIEALPYIKTFAGKTVVIKYGGAAMTDEALKRSVALDIILMRYVGMQPVVVHGGGPEISRAMEQAGLKPTFISGFRVTDRETMKIVEMVMVGRINQELVALINSSGGSAVGLSGKDGGLIRARKAGPAATAEPATGTVESQVDLGFVGEIISVDERVLLALERDGFTPIVAPTGVDEAGVTYNINADLAAGAIAAALQAEKLVFLTDTDGVLDRNGTLLPTLSRQRVEQLIGDGVISGGMLPKVRACLAALDKGVGKTHMINGTIPHALLLEFFTSEGVGTEIVA; from the coding sequence GTGGGACAGCAGAAGTCGGAGATTCGACGCGGGATCGATAAGGCAAAGATCCTGATCGAGGCACTGCCGTACATCAAGACCTTTGCCGGTAAGACCGTCGTCATCAAATACGGCGGCGCGGCCATGACCGACGAGGCGCTGAAGCGGTCGGTGGCGCTGGACATCATCCTGATGCGATATGTCGGGATGCAACCCGTCGTGGTCCACGGCGGCGGTCCTGAGATTTCGCGGGCGATGGAGCAAGCGGGCCTCAAGCCAACCTTTATCTCGGGGTTCCGGGTGACCGATCGTGAGACGATGAAGATTGTTGAGATGGTGATGGTTGGCCGGATCAACCAGGAACTGGTGGCGCTAATCAACAGCAGCGGCGGATCGGCCGTCGGTCTCTCAGGGAAGGACGGCGGGCTGATTCGAGCCAGGAAGGCCGGTCCGGCGGCGACCGCTGAGCCTGCGACGGGTACCGTCGAGTCGCAGGTCGACCTGGGATTCGTCGGCGAGATTATCAGCGTTGATGAACGGGTGCTGCTTGCCCTCGAGCGCGACGGATTCACGCCGATCGTGGCGCCGACCGGCGTCGATGAGGCCGGCGTCACCTACAATATCAATGCCGATCTGGCGGCCGGCGCGATTGCGGCCGCGCTTCAAGCGGAGAAGCTGGTCTTCTTGACCGACACTGACGGCGTTCTGGATCGAAACGGTACCCTTCTTCCCACGCTGAGCAGGCAACGGGTGGAACAGCTTATCGGCGACGGCGTCATTTCGGGAGGGATGCTGCCCAAGGTTCGGGCCTGTCTTGCCGCGCTGGACAAGGGGGTTGGAAAGACCCATATGATCAATGGCACGATCCCCCATGCGCTGCTGCTGGAGTTTTTTACGTCGGAAGGGGTCGGCACGGAGATCGTTGCGTAG